Within Eggerthella sp. YY7918, the genomic segment CAGCACCAAGAATGCCGCAGAACACGAACACTTCGCGCCAACCAGCGATCGGCAGAATGATGAGGTTCATCACGGAAGCGAACAGCGTACCGCAGTTAGCGATCAGGCCAACGTAGGACTGATACTTACCACGCTTTTGCGGAGGCGTGAACTCGGTCAGTGCGGAATAACCTGCCGGGAATGCGGCACCAAGGCCAACGCCCATGAAGAAGCGGCATCCCGTAAGGAAGTTGGCATCGGGAGATGCGGCGGCAACAAAGCAGAACACCGTAAAGAGGCTGCCGCAAATAAGAACTGCCTTCCTGCGGCCAATGCCGTCAGAAATGGCACCTGCCAACAGACCACCGATCAAATAACCGATCATGGTGATGGAGTTGAAGAACGCGAATTGCTCAAGCGTCATGAAGCCTTGATCCTGCAAGACCATGCCGATCGGGCCACCAACAGCCATATCGACGGAGTCGCAGAACGTGATGCCGGCCAACAGCCACATAATCTTCTTCTGGAAGCCGGAAATCGGGAGACGGTCAAGACGTGCTGCGATACCGTGGAACGAAGTGTTCAAGTCAGTTGAAGCCATAGCATTCACCTACCTTTCTACTTTTGTTCTGTCAGAGGCAGAACGGATGGATAGTGCCCCCACATTCTTGCCGCTTTGTGGCAGAAGCGGGGCAGGAGTTTCATCCTCTTTGAAACGTCCTTTGGGTGGTCGAGATCGTGTGAAGAGTCATAACTGTCTCTCGTGCAAAAAACGTGAAATAAATCCCCATTTCCCCCTCAAACGAGTCCCTGAACCGACATGAATTATAAGAGGTGCGATACCTAACAAATACGGTCAATAGTGAATTACTGGGTATTAATTTTTGCCATATGTATCAACTTGCTTACAAATTTCAAATCAAGATACCCGAAATATGGCGCTATTTTTCACCATCAGCACACAGTATTTGATATATATGGCTTGCTCTAAAAATGGATTATGTGGGTTTTACCAATAGATTAAATAGAACTATTTAAAAAGATGATGATACGGACGTTTATTGGCTTCTCTGTCCCGAAGGTAGCCCACTGAAATCGTTCTTATAGAGTAGAATCAGAATAAGACATGAGGTTGACATGATAGAGGTGTACATGAACGAGATCAAGTGCCCGCGCTGCGGGGAAGTGTTTACCATCGACGAGGCTGGATTTGCTGCCATTGTAAAACAGGTGCGTGATGCGGAGTTCGATCGTGAGGTGCGTCGCCACGAAGAGCTGCTTGAGAACGAAAAGCGCCAAGCCGTCGAATTGGCTGTGGCTCAGGCGCTCGGTCAAGCGCAAGAGAATGTAGCCGAACGAGAGCGTTGCATTGCGGAGTTGGAAGCGCGCCTTGAGGCGACGAAAAACGAACGCGAAAACGATGCGCGTCTGGCTCGGTCTGAGCTTGAGCGCACGTTGGCTGAGGCGGCAGCTGCCAAAGATGCGCGTATTGCCGAGCTTGAGCAGCGGGTGAGCGCGCAGGAGCGTGCGTTTCAGACCGAGAAGCAACTGGCGGTTGAGCAGGCGCGTTCGGCGCTTGAGCGCGAACGCGACGCCCTTGCTGCGCAGGTGGCGCTCAAAGAGGCTGAGAAAAGCCAGAGCGAGAGCGCGCTAAAGGAAAAGCTGGCCATTGAGCTTAAGGCGAAAGATGACATCATCGCCTATAAGGATGGCGAAATTGAGCGGTACAAGGACATGAAGGCGCGCCTGTCCACCAAGATGGTAGGCGAATCGCTTGAGCAACACTGTGAGACCGAGTTTAACAAGTTGCGCTCCACCGCGTTTCCCCGCGCCTATTTCGAGAAGGACAACGACGCGTCAGAAGGGAGCAAGGGCGACTTTATTTTTCGCGAGTGCGACGAGGACGGCAACGAAATTGTCTCCATCATGTTTGAGATGAAAAACGAGTCCGACGATTCGTCGCATCGCCACCGCAACGAGGATTTCTTCAAGAAGCTCGACAGCGATCGCACGAAGAAGGGGTGCGAGTACGCCGTGCTGGTCACCTTGTTGGAACCGGAAAGCGAACTCTACAATCAGGGTATTGTCGATGTGTCGTGGCGCTATGACAAGATGTATGTCATTCGCCCGCAGTTCTTCATTCCGCTCATTTCCATTCTGCGCAACGCTGCACTCAATTCGCTTGCGTATAAAGCGGAACTTGCGGTTGTGCGCAACCAGAATATCGACATCACGCACTTCGAAGAGCAGATGGAGGCGTTTAAGAACGGGTTTGCGCGTAACTACGATTTGGCAAGCCGCAAGTTTCAAACCGCCATCGACGA encodes:
- a CDS encoding DUF2130 domain-containing protein, giving the protein MIEVYMNEIKCPRCGEVFTIDEAGFAAIVKQVRDAEFDREVRRHEELLENEKRQAVELAVAQALGQAQENVAERERCIAELEARLEATKNERENDARLARSELERTLAEAAAAKDARIAELEQRVSAQERAFQTEKQLAVEQARSALERERDALAAQVALKEAEKSQSESALKEKLAIELKAKDDIIAYKDGEIERYKDMKARLSTKMVGESLEQHCETEFNKLRSTAFPRAYFEKDNDASEGSKGDFIFRECDEDGNEIVSIMFEMKNESDDSSHRHRNEDFFKKLDSDRTKKGCEYAVLVTLLEPESELYNQGIVDVSWRYDKMYVIRPQFFIPLISILRNAALNSLAYKAELAVVRNQNIDITHFEEQMEAFKNGFARNYDLASRKFQTAIDEIDKTITHLQKTKEALLSSENNLRLANNKAQDLTIKRLTRNNPTMKAAFDRLKEGEEG